Part of the Pedobacter roseus genome is shown below.
ACGTTGTATTTATCTAAAATATCCAAAATGGCAATGGTACCTGCTCTGGAAATGGAAATCTGATCTTCAAAAGAAATATCTTTTCCATACTCAAATGGCATATCAAATTCTTCAATATCAAAACTTAACAACACCATTTATTTTTGCTGAATATTAGTTGAACGGATAATGTAATTAGGGCGGTTTTTAGACTGCATGAACATTTTGCCTACATAAATGCCTATAATGCCCAAAATAATAAGCTGTAGCCCTCCAAAAAAGACAATGGTCATAATTACCGATGCCCAGCCAGAAACCTCTACATGATTTACAAAAGCATAAATAATGTAGGGTATGTAAAGTACAGAGGCAAAAGAAAGAATGAAACCCAGGTATACCGCAGTATATAGTGGTTTAATACTAAAAGAGGTAACACCGTGTAAGGCTAACCTGAACATTTTTTTAAGGGTGTATTTACTTTGTCCCGAAAAACGTGCAGCCGGATTGTACCTGATGGCGAACTGTTTAAACCCGAGCCATTTTACCAAACCGCGTAGAAAAGGTTCGTTTTCGTGGAAATTCCTGAAAACACTTACCACTTTTTGATCTAATAACCTGAAATCGGCTGCTCCCGGCTCTAAATCGATATCAGATAACCAGTTTAAGGTTTTGTAAAACAGGTTTGATGAGCTTCTTTTGCCTTTTGACAGATTTTTATCTTCTTCCCTTATGGTATAAACCACTTCAAATCCATCCTGCCATTTCTGCAGCATTTCAGGGATCAGCTCAGGCGGATGCTGCATATCACAGTCCATAGAAATTACACAATCGCCAAAAGCATGATCCATACCAGCTTTTACCGCCAGTTGATGCCCGAAATTTTTAGAAAATTCGAGAAAGAAGATATTATCAGCCGTTGCTGCATAATCCTTTATTTTTTCGAGGGTGTGATCAGCACTGCCATCATCAACCAGGATAATTTCATAACGGTAATCAATCACCGAAAAAACATTTTTAATACTTTCGGCAATTACGAAAATATTATCGGCTTCATTGTAGGCAGGGATTACTATAGAAACTAACTTATTCATTAATCGGCAATCAGATAAGACTTAAAATCTTCTTTCATCATTTGATATATTATGGTAAGCCAAATGATTACGCAAGGTAGGGCTTTAAACGAATATAGACGAATAAATTCTTTAACAGCCTTGGGGAAAATATCGGTTGGCGATAGGCTGGTGAGTATAAATGCAAAGATAAACAATGCGATTATCCAACCGTTCTTGGGGTTTTGTTGTACCATAAACCAGATGGCCACACCTGCAAATGCAATAATATAAGTTGGCGATTCTGATCCACTGCTGAAAATTACCGTAAAAATCAATGTTGATGCCAGTAACATTAACCTAAAACCTAAATGTTTGTATTGGTTAATGCGGGTATAAGGCAATCCGAATAAGATTAATCCACCCAGCAAAAACGGCATATTCGGAATATTGATATTTCCTGTTGCCCTTCTAACCATTCCCATTAAAGAAATATCCTGAAAAGAAGTTAATGAGGCATTCAGGTCATTTTTATGTGCCAAAGAGTGGTACCAATCGCTGTAAGACTGAATTACAAATGCTGGCGACGAAATCGCCATAGGCAAGGCAAATAACAAAGCAAAGGCAATAAAACAGCCTAAAATAAATTTAAGTTTATTTTTTGTAAAGAAGAAAAAAGCAAGTCCTACTATGCCATAAAGTTTTACCAAGGTACCAAATGCAATAAAAAATGCCGATTGCACCTCCTTTTTTTTGACCAGGTAAGAGAAACTGAGCAAAATAATACCGGTTAAGGCAATATTGAACTGGAAACTAAATAAAGCGGTTAACGCTTCGTGTGCGCAGATCCAGGCAATAATAGTACGTTTTTTAAGCGATATAGGTAAACTATAAATACCCCAGAGCAGTATGCATACATTTGCAATATTCCATAAAATACAGCCTAAACCATCGGGTAAAAGGGCAAAAGGTGCAATAAAAACCGAAAATACCGGTCCGTAATGGTTGCTATCCCGATATTCAGCATAATTATTATATAAATTTTGCAGATCTGTAGTATGCCAGTATACATATTTAAAGATCAGGTAATTGTTGTACGAATGATGGTGATATTGTTTGAAACCGGCAATAATAGCCAATAGGAGATAAATGACGATAACACATTGCTTTTTTAAAAGAAATGAGAATACTTTGTTCAAACCAGCGTTCTTAGAATTGTTCATTATGATTAGTGCCGCTAATATAACTATTTTAACAGCTTGCTTAATGATCTATTCTTTTTGGACCTTGTTTTTTTGAAGTGGTGAGAGAAGTTTTAGCAAGGTACGCTTAAAATTTTTCGCCGGTTTTTAGATCAGAAAGGCTGAAATTTTTGAAAGAGCCTATCCCTGCAAAAACAATCTTAAAGCCCATTAGCTTTCCAATAGGTTTATGGTATTTGGTTTTAAAGATTTCCCTGCCATCTATAAACAGGATTACCTGTTGGTTTTCTATTTTTAATTTAATCCGGCCGCCATTGGTGAGGTCATGTCCAAACTCTCTTAAATCATCCTTTTCACCTTTTTTGTTGACTTCCGAAAATTTGTATGAACCCCAAACCGTACACTCAGGCTTAATGATGCTGAGGAAATGTTTATCGTTTTCTCCATAAAAAACCAGATCTACCTGAGAGCAACGTACACCGGGTCTTTCAGCAGAAGTAGTAATATCCGCATCGAACTCAAAATTATCA
Proteins encoded:
- a CDS encoding glycosyltransferase family 87 protein, with the translated sequence MNNSKNAGLNKVFSFLLKKQCVIVIYLLLAIIAGFKQYHHHSYNNYLIFKYVYWHTTDLQNLYNNYAEYRDSNHYGPVFSVFIAPFALLPDGLGCILWNIANVCILLWGIYSLPISLKKRTIIAWICAHEALTALFSFQFNIALTGIILLSFSYLVKKKEVQSAFFIAFGTLVKLYGIVGLAFFFFTKNKLKFILGCFIAFALLFALPMAISSPAFVIQSYSDWYHSLAHKNDLNASLTSFQDISLMGMVRRATGNINIPNMPFLLGGLILFGLPYTRINQYKHLGFRLMLLASTLIFTVIFSSGSESPTYIIAFAGVAIWFMVQQNPKNGWIIALFIFAFILTSLSPTDIFPKAVKEFIRLYSFKALPCVIIWLTIIYQMMKEDFKSYLIAD
- a CDS encoding glycosyltransferase family 2 protein; its protein translation is MNKLVSIVIPAYNEADNIFVIAESIKNVFSVIDYRYEIILVDDGSADHTLEKIKDYAATADNIFFLEFSKNFGHQLAVKAGMDHAFGDCVISMDCDMQHPPELIPEMLQKWQDGFEVVYTIREEDKNLSKGKRSSSNLFYKTLNWLSDIDLEPGAADFRLLDQKVVSVFRNFHENEPFLRGLVKWLGFKQFAIRYNPAARFSGQSKYTLKKMFRLALHGVTSFSIKPLYTAVYLGFILSFASVLYIPYIIYAFVNHVEVSGWASVIMTIVFFGGLQLIILGIIGIYVGKMFMQSKNRPNYIIRSTNIQQK